From the Triticum urartu cultivar G1812 chromosome 4, Tu2.1, whole genome shotgun sequence genome, the window TATTTTCATCAAATCAGGACGGGTTTTTTAAACACAGTTCATTTGTTTGTTTTCTGCTACCATGTAAAATGAACAGTAGAAAcgcaaaaaaaaatcaaagaatGGGGAAAAATGCCATGTAAAATGAACCGTAGAAATGCAAAAAAAAATATCAAAGAATGGAGAAAAAACGAAGCCTTCCCGCTTTAGTacagtactccctccattcccttatACAAGGCCAATGTGGAAAATatattttgcatctatacaaagTCACTAATAGTAACCGAGAAAATTTAATGATGTTTTCTCGTACTATCAACTTATTTAATACTTGCATGTATATAGCCATAATGACACTGTACTATTTCCTTCTCACTACttccttgcatgcatgcgggcaTATTAATCATCCCGGTTAACGAGAAAAAAGGTTGGCTTGCAAAGCAGTTATTAAATTTTACCTTGGTATCTGTAATTTAAGTATGTGGTCTTGtataagactagccacaatgggtagtaacataaagTAGTAACATTGGCATGCGAAAATACATAGGAGCTCTCGGGTGCTATGCCCCCCtatattcaaaaataatttaGTAATTCAAAAAAGGTCGAAAAATCCTATAACTTTTTATGGAATCAAACATGACCAAGTATTGCACCCGTATAAAAGATTAAATAGGGAATGGCTTTTATTGTATCCAGGGTCAAAAATTTCCCAAAAAATGCTAGATACAAGTACTATTCATGTTATATTATTGTCATAAATTTATTTATTTTGCCCTGAAGTCAACGAGTACAATACCTTGGCCAAACTTTTTATATGAGTACAATACCTAGTCATATTTGATTCAAAAATATATCCAggatttttttttattttgttttaaaTTATTAAATTATTTTTAAATATAGGGGGGTGGAGCACCCGAGTGCTCCTAATCCGCTTACCATTGGCATGTTACTACtttatgttactacctctatataGTGAAGAGTAGTGATAACATggaacacttcatttattaggctataggcTCATCTTGCCTTCATATATGTGATGTTACCCACACAGTGGCGGAGCTTGCAGCAAATTACTGGGCGGGGTGGCAGGCCAAACTGCAAGAAATTAGGATTCCCTCGGACCATGGGCTGGCTCTAATAGGAGCAGGTGCAGCAAAGCTGGGCGGGCCATGGCCCATGTAGCCTTGTGGAAGCTCCGCCAGTGTTATCACATGCTTTTTTTTTCATTTATTGTTTGCtacatcatctattttatctaaatatgtgtgatgttactacatATGTTACTTTCATTGTGGGTAGTCtaagggaatggagggagtaactTCTTATGTAGTGAGATGGTATACGGTAACTAAAATAGTTATATACTCCTCTGTtttaaataaataaattataCTAAAGCAGCAACGTTTAAtttggaacggagagagtacCGTATACTCATCTACTACCGTGCTACTGGTCTCGGAGTAATCGGTGTGGCACCAACAAGTCACTCGTCCGGTCACAAATCAAATGTCCAGATCCACATACAGAAGGGATCGTCAGCAGCGTAGTAGGAGCAGCTGGGCATGGCTGACTCCCCAGGATTAGCTCGTGCTCGTGACGTCCTGCGCGTGAGCGCCGACGACCGGGCGCGGGTGGACGCACTCTCCTCCGCCGCATCCGCATACGTATCGGCGGCTTCTCCTCATCTGTCGCCGAGCTTCTTCGAGGGGTTCGCGCTGCGCAGGATCCGCGTCCTCAGCGTCCACCCGGGATTCATCCACTGCTCCTACCACGTCCCTGCAAGCCTCACCGTACTTCACTGGCTTTCTTGGTTCCTTCGTTATTAATTCAGTCCCCTTGATCCGCGCCAGCTAAGCCAAATACATACATGCACGTACACACGCAGGACTCTAGCACCGGCTGCCTCGCCGCCGGTGTTGTGGTGGCCCTGGTGGACGAGATCGGCTACGCCGCCGCCATCTCCGACGCCCAAAACTTCAAGGTCTCCGTTGACATGTCCGTCGCCTTCCCCGATCTCTCCCAGGCCCGCGCAGGGGACCGGCTAAGCATAACGGCGAGGGTGCTCGGGCACAAGGGCGCCTACTCCGGCACGCACGTGCTCCTCACCAACGCCGTCACCGGCAATGTCGTCGCCGAGGGCAGGCACTCCGTCTTCGGCAACCTGAAGAAGGCACCACTCAAGCCAGCAGCCACTACTAGTCTTAAAAGCAACTTGTGACTCTGACTCTGCCTACTCCTACTCCACTACCGTCTATTATGCACCTTCTTTCCTAAATGGCCACTCATGTATCTTTCTTGTCAAGAATAAAATGAAATACACTACTAAAAAGGAATAAAAGGATGCGTGTTCTCAATGGGAATATGTTGTGTACTGAATCCATCCCAAACTCActgtcttgtgctgctttttCGTGTCCAGCGTGCGCACCTACCATTGTCAGCCATTTGATCGGCAGACCAAGCAGCTACCCAACCAGCTAAGCATCACTTCACGTCCCCGTCAATTAGCCCCAAACAGCCTGGCCTAAACATCACGTCCCCATCGATTAACCCCAAACAGCCTGGCCTAACACAAAAAAATATCTATGCCAAATAAGTTACTAATTATAAGTTCTACGGAGTAGCAAGTTAAAAAAAACTATAAGCTCTAGTGCTCACCGGTGTCTGATCTACCCAGCAAGCATTTCAGTTGTAACATTGCAAGGAAGATGACGACAACACAGGACATCATCTACAATTAAAAAACCAAACAAAGGCAGTGTGCTTATTGCAACGAAGATGGAGACAACACAGGACACCATCAACAATTAGAATACCAAGCAAAGACATTGTTGCCTTCCTGGCTCGTCACAGACAAGATCTACTGCAGCTAATGTTCATCCATCCAACACAAATTTAACAACACTTTTGACATCTCCGAACTACCTCAGCATTTGTTTAAGGTCCTGTCAAGACCGACAAAAATTTATTATAGTTTCTCACAGTTGAGGTGTCAAATTTGTCCTTTGTACCACAACTCCCAAGGGTTAACGTCTTATGTAGGAGAAAACAAATGCGCGCACATTCTTGTTGTATACC encodes:
- the LOC125551168 gene encoding uncharacterized protein LOC125551168 is translated as MADSPGLARARDVLRVSADDRARVDALSSAASAYVSAASPHLSPSFFEGFALRRIRVLSVHPGFIHCSYHVPASLTDSSTGCLAAGVVVALVDEIGYAAAISDAQNFKVSVDMSVAFPDLSQARAGDRLSITARVLGHKGAYSGTHVLLTNAVTGNVVAEGRHSVFGNLKKAPLKPAATTSLKSNL